One Helianthus annuus cultivar XRQ/B chromosome 7, HanXRQr2.0-SUNRISE, whole genome shotgun sequence genomic region harbors:
- the LOC118480454 gene encoding UDP-glucose 6-dehydrogenase 3-like, translating to MVKICCIGAGYVGGPTMAVIALKCPDVEVAVVDISVPRITAWNSDQLPIYEPGLDDVVKQCRGKNLFFSTDVEKHVCEADIVFVSVNTPTKTRGLGAGKAADLTYWESAARMIADVSKSDKIVVEKSTVPVKTAEAIEKILMHNSKGINFQILSNPEFLAEGTAIQDLFKPDRVLIGGRETPGGQKAIKALKDVYAHWVPEENIITTNLWSAELSKLAANAFLAQRISSVNAMSALCEATGANVSQVSYAVGKDTRIGAKFLNASVGFGGSCFQKDILNLVYICECNGLPEVAEYWKQVIKINDYQKTRFVNRVVASMFNTVSNKKIAILGFAFKKDTGDTRETPAIDVCKGLLGDKALLSIYDPQVTEDQIQRDLSMKKFDWDHPLHLQPMSPTTVKQVGVVWDAYAATKDAHGVCILTEWDEFKTLDFQRIYDNMQKPAFVFDGRNVVDSDKLREIGFIVYSIGKPLDAWLKDMPALV from the coding sequence ATGGTGAAGATCTGCTGTATTGGAGCTGGGTATGTCGGTGGGCCCACCATGGCTGTCATAGCACTCAAGTGCCCCGATGTCGAAGTGGCGGTGGTTGATATTTCCGTACCTCGCATCACAGCCTGGAACAGCGACCAACTCCCTATTTACGAACCAGGGCTTGACGATGTCGTGAAGCAATGTAGAGGCAAAAACCTCTTTTTCAGCACGGACGTAGAGAAACACGTATGCGAGGCCGACATAGTATTTGTTTCCGTCAATACCCCAACAAAGACACGCGGTCTCGGTGCTGGTAAAGCTGCTGATCTCACATACTGGGAAAGTGCTGCTCGCATGATTGCTGATGTGTCAAAATCAGACAAAATTGTCGTTGAGAAATCAACTGTCCCCGTCAAAACAGCCGAAGCTATTGAAAAAATCTTGATGCATAACAGCAAGGGTATTAACTTCCAAATTCTTTCAAACCCGGAGTTCCTTGCTGAGGGAACCGCAATTCAAGATCTTTTCAAACCCGACAGAGTCCTCATTGGTGGTCGGGAAACCCCAGGAGGCCAGAAAGCAATCAAAGCATTGAAAGACGTGTACGCTCACTGGGTCCCGGAAGAAAATATCATCACAACCAATTTATGGTCTGCAGAGTTGTCAAAACTTGCTGCAAATGCCTTCTTGGCACAAAGAATCTCGTCTGTGAACGCCATGTCAGCTCTTTGTGAGGCGACTGGTGCAAATGTTAGCCAGGTTTCTTATGCAGTCGGAAAAGATACAAGAATCGGTGCGAAGTTCTTGAATGCTAGTGTCGGCTTTGGCGGTTCTTGCTTTCAAAAAGACATCTTGAACTTGGTGTACATCTGTGAGTGCAACGGTCTCCCCGAAGTGGCGGAATACTGGAAACAAGTCATAAAGATCAACGATTACCAAAAGACCCGTTTTGTAAACCGGGTCGTCGCTTCTATGTTCAACACAGTGTCAAACAAGAAGATCGCCATCCTTGGATTCGCCTTCAAGAAGGACACTGGTGACACCCGTGAGACCCCGGCTATTGACGTGTGCAAGGGATTGCTCGGCGACAAGGCTCTTTTAAGCATTTACGATCCGCAAGTCACCGAGGATCAAATCCAAAGAGACCTTTCGATGAAGAAGTTCGACTGGGACCATCCTCTTCACCTCCAGCCGATGAGCCCAACTACTGTTAAGCAAGTCGGTGTTGTTTGGGATGCGTATGCAGCCACCAAGGATGCCCATGGTGTGTGTATCTTGACCGAGTGGGATGAGTTTAAAACCCTAGATTTCCAGAGGATATATGACAACATGCAGAAACCCGCTTTTGTGTTTGATGGTCGGAATGTTGTTGACAGTGACAAACTGAGAGAAATTGGCTTCATTGTTTACTCGATTGGTAAGCCGCTGGATGCGTGGCTCAAGGACATGCCTGCTTTGGTTTAA